A genomic region of Plasmodium malariae genome assembly, chromosome: 14 contains the following coding sequences:
- the PmUG01_14072700 gene encoding conserved Plasmodium protein, unknown function, whose translation MKSSPLKKLKLGEGEYKIVNEYEQNRRVEKVGIKEYKEKRDVESHSSRYNWLYDKINGLCKNLNVFKKNGQRERRKEREVGAVGVVDTEVDVYANVDVDIHMDVEQEEKRKIKRKGIKRSYDDYSKVNKREKEKISTEAKTYRQSFEHLSLLQSLLCIHKFYSRDVNGKCATIPVKDKEYERRDINANNNKDVDRYDDRNSSMYGIKAQSKEQKWWENDRKKYKEKEFIEEKFKVKENNLTYNNIHCDNIQYGNFEDIFVDLVNEKCGFFYIFNIVFFTNLKNYYYFVDIVNILNYMGNNKSAVHSDEKNKDILIYEQVALYIEKFYNIFMYEKSKRSISFLPNQFYDKIKCTKFVSSIQNNSYYYDLEEIKKKLEFLKNEKSYEEILFMSMYECNKRIYCQLSKIPELFQDISEISKYNKNNYEQSEIVNSEYSDQRLNGLCKKKTFSLYSENHFAASLTYDDLKNGGNDSSANDNSAKDNRVNDTRDNDNSASDNRDNDNSASDNRDNDNSAIDSAPCRVPLKNGRSSMHSLDSGKFHFGRNQLSKHSAKLFGQQVVGKRKSIVSNGVPNNNNSNITGGNLSNEKGLYIKNFLINLFKPSNTRGSEDNQKTVICSGNENGIMNFVEKKGFPEHTLRKDISFYSKDRSGMNRNVKKDMNNPMNNPMNNPMNNPVNNPMNNPMNNPMNNPMNNPMNNPVNNPVNNPVNNPVNKARDSHATEAGVLPPCVEKAKEENGQPTDLSETKLCECPLEENSKEEKLNSGHELTRFENNDALVNINIALVESTINGLANKIIENDKQVSNELIKLKSEKDDQGEQVNEENNFSISNDNTNDRLITDRPSGNDYLLNKSEEIYQNYCKDEWEKKCTNKMEEEQKFVVGDEPWEKLGGKLVEKLGEVLSNEYEEPFESNSGGKSMDNYEGICDASLVDRSVVYNSAECKKVEIIDLKKVEEEYRESILEKKDDSSEGVLNGYKEGYKELDVKKLEHVKEFKQYDNTPDANDEIYKIDGIDRITQKPNESNVHLKCEIELQEGHSKNYELKEVEVTMSNQLCDMQDDADALKDTHSVKNQLNGEESCELSVEEGVDMNKSGKEGENVEEAANPYESEPNKKESIINELNCSKSKNNINIVDKPSNIEPENVESGGNKLRADIPSGVDLNEVDENEPRAVDQNESSEGDQNESIETDLNESSEGNQNESIETDLNESSEGNQNESIETDANESSEGDQNESIETDANESSEVDQNESIETDANESSEVDQNESIETDANESSEVDQNESIETDANESSEVDQNGSIETDANESSETDEGKLSNGRKGEQSEDDKYEHENFTREKYEHSEGSYEDVDYREKAQFLDIKKKKAEVEKIDIKYSPTLEDNTSVLVKESYYSEIDDEYIIKLLKYNKENNDKANYNRELLKNILGCSKKCTLENHTEEKRVFIKKVRKLCNLIKKKKLNDKYKKILEKKNFFKCGKLQRAYKIFLTVIFSIEKEIKELRKELNGMRNFIFINSGIEYYLNENNISFFRKSRAYRNILNNHLIERSKFGGYFCTNNDVINGDINGGINGDIDGDINGDINGDINGNSNCNYNRSYANSDGNSDSNISIVSNFFLKSNFPSKGKRKKKYISYIPLENYKILFLCLKDIFEEKNVEDKLKRISYYIEIDDYIPTYCKRFYDKFKIKEKYLYNIQTLFNSCVPSVECVNMIISCLNYNYSKIYKKKSIFKYELNSLYLSTLPSVYCCYVQIIKHIEFLKLKETSQKIIKNNKIFENLLNHLSSYILDESYFIIPFFTSYGKFLIIIKTDKNYNTETTMEILKNKSSFTYDVIINSFVYPNDTCFQAIIHFSHVFINTLRNFFKTRNSDDNIPEITFANIPHIEKQQLIYHEIESSKNRNEITVNVIFLIESFFNNTKKMKVPMEFNQGLRFLYVVRLLELYNGKN comes from the exons ATGAAAAGTAGTCccttgaaaaaattaaaactggGTGAAGGTGAGTACAAAATAGTTAATGAGTATGAACAAAACAGAAGAGTGGAAAAAGTAGgcataaaagaatataaggAAAAGAGAGATGTAGAAAGTCATAGCAGCAGATATAATTGGCTATATGACAAAATAAATGgcttatgtaaaaatttgaacgtatttaagaaaaatggaCAAAGGGAAAGGCGCAAAGAAAGAGAAGTAGGTGCAGTAGGCGTAGTAGATACAGAAGTAGATGTTTATGCGAATGTGGACGTGGATATACATATGGATGTAGAACAGGAAGAAAAgagaaagataaaaagaaaaggaataaaaagaTCTTACGATGATTATTCAAAAGTTAATAAGAGGGAGAAGGAGAAGATTAGCACAGAAGCAAAAACTTATCGCCAATCCTTTGAACATTTGTCCTTATTACAATCtttattatgtattcataaattttactCAAGGGATGTTAATGGTAAATGTGCAACTATTCCGGTAAAGGATAAAGAATACGAAAGGAGGGATATAAAcgcaaataataataaagatgtCGATCGTTATGATGATAGGAACAGTAGTATGTACGGAATAAAGGCTCAGAGTAAAGAACAGAAATGGTGGGAAAACgacaggaaaaaatataaagagaaagaattcattgaagaaaaatttaaagtgaaagaaaataatttaacataCAACAATATACATTGCGACAATATACAGTATGGAAATTTTGAGGACATTTTTGTCGATCTAGTAAATGAAAAGTGtggttttttttatatattcaatatagtattttttacaaatttaaaaaattattattatttcgtAGACATCgtcaatatattaaattatatgggTAATAACAAAAGTGCTGTCCATTCGGATGAAAAGAATAAGgacatattaatatatgaacaagttgccttatatatagaaaaattttataatatttttatgtacgAAAAGAGTAAAAGATCGATTAGTTTTTTACCAAACcaattttatgataaaataaaatgtaccAAGTTTGTATCATCTATACAAAATAACAGctattattatgatttagaagaaataaaaaaaaaattagaatttttaaaaaatgaaaaatcatATGAAGAAATTCTATTTATGTCCATGTATGAAtgtaataaaagaatatattgtCAATTAAGTAAAATACCGGAATTATTTCAAGACATATCAGAAATtagtaaatataacaaaaataattacgaACAAAGTGAAATTGTCAATTCTGAGTACAGTGATCAGCGGTTAAATGGtttatgtaaaaagaaaaccTTCTCCTTGTATAGCGAAAATCACTTTGCCGCTTCGTTAACGTACGACGATTTGAAGAACGGTGGTAATGATAGTAGTGCTAACGATAATAGTGCTAAGGATAATAGGGTTAATGATACTAGGGATAATGATAATAGTGCTAGTGATAATAGGGATAATGATAATAGCGCTAGTGATAATAGGGATAATGATAATAGTGCTATTGATAGTGCTCCATGTAGAGTACCACTGAAAAATGGTCGATCTTCAATGCACAGTCTCGATAGTGGTAAGTTTCATTTTGGAAGAAACCAACTGAGTAAACACAGTGCCAAGTTGTTCGGTCAACAAGTAGTAGGAAAACGTAAATCTATTGTCAGTAATGGAGTTCcaaataacaataattcGAACATAACTGGTGGTAATTTGTCGAATGAAAAGGggttatacataaaaaattttttaataaacttGTTTAAACCGTCAAATACTAGAGGTAGTGAAGATAATCAGAAAACTGTAATTTGTAGTGGAAATGAAAATGGAATAATGAATTTTGTAGAGAAAAAAGGCTTTCCCGAACATACGCTTAGAAAGGATATTAGTTTCTATTCGAAGGATAGGAGTGGCATGAACAGGAACGTGAAAAAGGACATGAACAACCCAATGAACAACCCAATGAACAACCCAATGAACAACCCAGTGAACAACCCAATGAACAACCCAATGAACAACCCAATGAACAACCCAATGAACAACCCAATGAACAACCCAGTGAACAACCCAGTGAACAACCCAGTGAACAACCCAGTGAACAAGGCACGAGATAGTCATGCTACTGAAGCAGGAGTTCTTCCCCCTTGTGTGGAAAAGGcgaaagaagaaaatggTCAACCCACAGATTTGTCTGAAACGAAATTGTGTGAATGCCCTTTAGAAGAGAATAGtaaggaagaaaaattaaatagcGGGCATGAGCTAACTAgatttgaaaataatgatgCATTAGTAAATATCAACATTGCACTTGTCGAGTCTACTATCAACGGATTagcaaataaaattatagagAATGATAAGCAAGTTTCtaatgaattaataaagCTGAAAAGCGAAAAAGATGATCAAGGTGAGCAAGTAAacgaagaaaataatttttccataAGTAATGATAACACGAATGATAGATTAATAACTGATCGACCAAGTGGAAATGATTATTTACTTAACAAGTCGGAGGAGATTTACCAAAATTATTGCAAAGATGAATGGGAAAAGAAATGCACAAATAAAATGGAGGAAGAGCAGAAGTTTGTAGTTGGGGATGAGCCGTGGGAAAAACTGGGTGGAAAATTAGTTGAAAAATTGGGAGAAGTACTGAGTAATGAATATGAGGAGCCTTTTGAATCTAATAGTGGGGGTAAATCGATGGACAATTATGAAGGTATTTGTGATGCTAGTCTTGTGGACAGATCAGTAGTTTATAATTCAGCAGAGTGTAAAAAGGTAGAAATAATTGACCTAAAAAAAGTGGAAGAGGAATACAGAGAAagtatattagaaaaaaaggatgaCTCATCTGAAGGGGTATTGAATGGATACAAGGAGGGATATAAGGAATTAGATGTAAAAAAGTTAGAACATGTGAAGGAATTTAAACAGTATGATAACACTCCTGATGCAAATGacgaaatttataaaattgacGGAATTGACCGAATTACACAAAAGCCAAATGAGTCTAATGTCCATCTTAAATGTGAAATTGAACTACAGGAAGGTCATTCAAAAAATTACGAATTAAAAGAAGTGGAGGTAACAATGAGTAATCAGTTATGCGACATGCAAGATGATGCAGACGCATTGAAAGATACTCATTCGGTGAAAAACCAACTAAATGGCGAAGAAAGTTGTGAGTTGTCGGTTGAAGAGGGGGTAGATATGAACAAGTCAGGTAAAGAGGGGGAAAACGTTGAGGAGGCAGCTAATCCATATGAAAGTGAACCAAATAAAAAGGAGTCAATTATCAATGAATTGAATTGTAGCAAatctaaaaataatattaacattgTCGATAAACCAAGCAATATTGAGCCTGAAAATGTTGAATCGGGAGGGAATAAGTTACGTGCGGATATTCCGAGTGGAGTTGACTTGAATGAAGTGGATGAAAACGAACCACGTGCAGTAGATCAGAACGAATCGAGTGAAGGAGATCAAAATGAATCCATTGAGACAGATTTAAACGAATCGAGTGAAGGAAATCAAAATGAATCTATTGAGACAGATTTAAACGAATCGAGTGAAGGAAATCAAAATGAATCTATTGAGACAGATGCAAACGAATCGAGTGAAGGAGATCAAAATGAATCCATTGAGACAGATGCAAACGAATCCAGTGAAGTAGATCAAAATGAATCAATTGAGACAGATGCAAACGAATCCAGTGAAGTAGATCAAAATGAATCCATTGAGACAGATGCAAACGAATCCAGTGAAGTAGATCAAAATGAATCAATTGAGACAGATGCAAACGAATCCAGTGAAGTAGATCAAAATGGATCCATTGAGACAGATGCAAACGAATCGAGTGAAACGGATGAAGGCAAGTTGAGCAACGGACGCAAAGGTGAGCAAAGTGAAGATGATAAATATGAACATGAAAACTTCACGCGGGAAAAATACGAACACTCTGAAGGGTCATACGAAGATGTGGACTACAGAGAAAAAGCGCAATTTCTTgacataaagaaaaaaaaggctGAAGTAGAAAAAATAGACATAAAATATTCTCCCACCTTAGAAGATAACACATCTGTTTTAGTAAAGGAATCATATTATAGCGAAATAGATGATgagtatattattaaattattaaaatataataaagaaaataatgataaagcAAATTACAATAGAGAATTATTAAAGAATATACTAGGATGTagtaaaaaatgtacacTTGAAAATCATACAGAAGAAAAAAGGGTATTTATTAAGAAAGtaagaaaattatgtaatttaataaaaaagaaaaaattgaatgataaatataaaaaaatactagaaaaaaaaaatttttttaaatgtggCAAGTTACAGAgagcatataaaatatttctcacagtaatattttccatagaaaaagaaattaaagaaTTGAGAAAAGAACTAAATGGAATgcgtaattttatatttataaattcagggattgaatattatttaaatgaaaacaatatatccttttttagAAAAAGTAGGGCTTATAGGAATATCCTGAACAACCACCTTATCGAGCGTAGTAAATTTGGTGGTTATTTTTGCACTAACAATGACGTTATTAATGGAGATATAAATGGAGGTATAAATGGAGATATAGATGGAGATATAAATGGAGATATAAATGGAGATATAAATGGAAATAGTAATTGTAATTATAATCGTAGTTATGCTAACAGTGATGGAAATAGCGACAGCAACATCAGCATAGttagcaatttttttttaaaaagcaaTTTTCCGAGTAagggaaaaagaaagaaaaaatatatttcatatatacctttagaaaattataaaatattatttctatgTTTAAAAGACATATTTGAAGAAAAGAATGTAGAAGACAAACTAAAACGCATTTCATACTACATTGAAATAGACGACTATATACCTACATATTGCAAAAGATTTTATgataaattcaaaataaaagagaaatatttatataatatacaaacattatttaattcttGTGTACCATCTGTTGAATGCGTAAACATGATAATATCTTGtcttaattataattattccaaaatttataaaaagaaatcaaTTTTCAAATATGAACTAAACAGTCTATACTTATCTACCCTACCGTCGGTATATTGTTGTtatgtacaaataataaaacatatagaattcttaaaattaaaagaaacaagtcagaaaataattaaaaataataagatcTTTGAgaatttattaaatcatCTTTCATCTTATATATTAGATGagtcttattttattattccctTTTTTACATCCTatggaaaatttttaataataattaaaacagacaaaaattataatacagAAACTACAatggaaattttaaaaaacaaaagttcATTCACCTATGATGTAATCATTAACAGTTTTGTATATCCTAATGATACATGTTTTCAAgcaattattcatttttcacatgtttttataaacaccttaaggaatttttttaaaacccGAAATTCGGATGACAATATTCCTGAAATAACTTTTGCAAATATTCCTCATATTGAGAAGCAGCAACTTATATATCAT GAAATAGAATCTAGCAAGAACAGAAATGAGATTACTGTTAATGTTATTTTCTTGATAGAGTCCTTCTTCAA caaCACAAAGAAAATGAAGGTACCTATGGAATTTAATCAAGGGTTGAGATTTTTATATGTTGTTAGACTGCTTGAGCTCTATAacggaaaaaattaa